In a genomic window of Blattabacterium cuenoti:
- the greA gene encoding transcription elongation factor GreA, with product MEKFEYITKEGLEKLRKEIERLENVERPKISMQIAEARDKGDLSENAEYDAIKEAQGFLEMNIAKLKKKLSNARIIDGSQINRTRVSILSTVRVKNLTYGGEQIYTLVPEGEADLKYGKISINTPISTGLLGKQVGQIAHIKLPNKMILDYEILEIAFSESE from the coding sequence ATGGAAAAATTTGAATATATAACTAAAGAAGGTTTAGAAAAATTACGAAAAGAAATAGAAAGATTAGAAAACGTAGAACGCCCGAAAATATCCATGCAAATAGCAGAAGCCAGAGATAAAGGAGATTTGTCAGAAAACGCAGAGTATGATGCAATAAAAGAAGCTCAAGGTTTTTTAGAAATGAACATAGCTAAATTAAAAAAAAAACTATCTAATGCACGTATTATAGATGGATCACAAATTAATAGAACTAGAGTATCTATTCTGTCCACAGTAAGAGTCAAAAATTTGACTTATGGAGGAGAACAAATATATACTTTAGTTCCAGAGGGAGAAGCAGACTTAAAATATGGAAAAATATCCATAAATACACCTATATCAACAGGTTTACTTGGAAAACAAGTAGGACAAATAGCGCATATTAAATTGCCTAATAAGATGATACTCGATTATGAAATTTTAGAAATAGCGTTTAGTGAAAGTGAATAA
- a CDS encoding DUF4290 domain-containing protein — MEYNTNRLKLVIPEYGRNIHKMIDYAIQIKNRKKRNRCAWSIIKLMTDSVYPKYYKSIPFFQHKLWNQLLIMSKYQLDIDTPFPKPNLKETYNINFCNKRIIYPEYLTRFRYYGKIIRNMIHAAIRCKNTQKKEGLFYAIANTMKKNYLRWNKNIVKDDVIFKDLKELSKGKICLMKHTDSLLQCSHIFKYKK, encoded by the coding sequence ATGGAATACAATACTAATCGTTTAAAATTGGTGATACCAGAATATGGGAGAAATATTCATAAAATGATAGATTATGCTATACAAATAAAAAATAGAAAGAAAAGAAATCGTTGTGCATGGAGTATTATTAAATTAATGACAGATTCTGTTTATCCTAAATATTACAAATCTATTCCTTTTTTTCAACATAAATTATGGAATCAACTATTGATAATGTCTAAATATCAATTAGATATTGACACACCTTTTCCTAAACCAAATTTAAAAGAAACCTATAATATTAATTTTTGTAATAAAAGAATAATATATCCTGAATATCTAACTCGTTTTAGATATTATGGAAAAATTATAAGGAACATGATCCATGCAGCAATACGTTGTAAAAACACGCAAAAAAAAGAAGGTTTATTTTATGCTATAGCTAATACAATGAAAAAAAACTATTTAAGATGGAATAAAAATATAGTAAAAGACGATGTCATATTTAAAGATTTAAAAGAACTATCAAAAGGAAAAATATGTTTAATGAAACATACAGATTCATTATTACAATGTTCTCATATTTTTAAATATAAAAAATAA
- a CDS encoding alpha/beta fold hydrolase: MTNICKINLEIKGKKTGVPIVLLHGFMESLEIWNYVYHDISNKYKVILIDLPGHGKSNGKDVLILEKDGIFTMENTAEIVKKTLEKKGIQKAIFVGHSMGGYVALAMAEKYPKMFLGLCLLHSTTESDTLEKKKNRIQSIQLAINNYSLFISASIKKLFHYERLSSLQEEIRFVCKIASYTHINSIISFLKGMSIRKDRKFLLKTTKFPKLCIVGLYDSILDIQKIYEEMKNGNKIYFVAIPTGHMGHIEKPKEIIKILENFIDFSILTVEPKLNE, encoded by the coding sequence ATGACTAATATTTGTAAAATAAATCTAGAAATAAAAGGAAAAAAAACAGGAGTTCCTATAGTGTTATTACATGGATTTATGGAAAGTTTAGAAATATGGAATTATGTATATCATGATATTTCTAATAAGTATAAAGTTATTTTAATTGATCTTCCAGGTCATGGAAAAAGTAATGGAAAAGACGTTTTAATATTAGAAAAAGATGGAATTTTTACAATGGAAAATACCGCAGAAATTGTAAAAAAAACATTAGAAAAAAAAGGAATCCAAAAAGCTATTTTTGTAGGACATTCTATGGGAGGATATGTTGCTTTAGCCATGGCGGAAAAGTATCCCAAAATGTTTTTAGGTTTGTGTTTGCTTCATTCTACAACAGAATCAGATACACTTGAAAAAAAGAAAAACCGTATTCAGTCTATTCAATTAGCAATTAATAATTATTCATTGTTTATATCCGCAAGTATAAAAAAATTGTTTCATTATGAAAGATTATCTTCTTTACAAGAAGAAATACGTTTTGTATGTAAAATTGCTTCATATACTCACATAAATAGTATTATTTCTTTTTTGAAAGGAATGTCAATTCGGAAAGATAGAAAATTTTTACTAAAAACAACTAAGTTTCCAAAACTATGTATAGTTGGTTTATACGATTCAATTCTTGATATTCAAAAAATTTATGAAGAAATGAAAAATGGAAATAAAATTTATTTTGTTGCAATACCCACAGGTCATATGGGTCATATAGAAAAACCTAAAGAAATAATAAAAATATTAGAAAATTTTATAGATTTTTCTATCCTTACGGTTGAACCTAAGTTGAATGAATAA
- a CDS encoding 5-formyltetrahydrofolate cyclo-ligase, protein MNKEKLRAQYFYMRKSISQYEIMKMSYEIFFQLKKLFFIWKNTYFHIFLPICEHKEVNTFIIIDFLLKTGKCVTIPCSNFRKLSIENCFFHKNTILIKKKYGILEPISRHKSIVSISLIEVIFIPLLIFDSKGYRVGYGKGFYDRFVPLCEKNIIKIGLSFFSPIKEINNIHKDDLLIDIGITPNHIFFFKKI, encoded by the coding sequence ATGAATAAAGAAAAATTACGTGCACAATATTTCTATATGAGAAAGTCTATTTCTCAATATGAGATTATGAAAATGAGTTATGAAATTTTTTTTCAGTTAAAAAAGCTATTTTTTATATGGAAAAATACATATTTTCATATTTTTTTACCCATATGTGAACATAAAGAAGTAAATACGTTTATTATAATTGATTTCTTACTAAAAACAGGAAAATGCGTAACCATTCCCTGTTCTAACTTTCGTAAGTTATCTATAGAAAATTGTTTTTTTCATAAAAATACTATATTAATAAAAAAAAAATATGGAATTCTAGAACCTATTTCTAGGCATAAATCTATTGTTTCAATTTCACTTATTGAAGTGATATTTATTCCTTTGTTAATATTTGATTCAAAAGGTTATAGAGTAGGTTACGGAAAAGGTTTTTATGATAGATTTGTTCCTTTATGTGAAAAAAATATTATTAAAATAGGTTTAAGTTTTTTTTCCCCTATAAAAGAAATTAATAATATACATAAAGACGATTTGTTAATTGATATAGGAATTACCCCCAATCATATTTTTTTCTTTAAAAAAATTTAA
- a CDS encoding ATP-dependent helicase → MNPLNNFQLNNSQRKIIETIDGPILVIAGAGSGKTRVITHRIVHMIQNIGIPPYNILALTFTQKAAREMKNRISNMINTTEFYQITLGTFHSIFSSILRKESHWLGFKSNYTIYDHKDSENVIKKILKDINIENITLNCKEIIKRISEYKNNLYYLLGNKKKSENTEFLTKIYKIYTKRCFKANALDFDDILLYTNYLFFYFPNVLEKYQKKFKYILIDEYQDTNLSQNTIIKNLVSKHKNLFVVGDDAQSIYAFRGADISNILNFHLDYKNAKIFRLEQNYRSTNYIVQASNNIISFNKNQILKKIWTNNEKGEKVKIYSATTEVEEAEYITSSILSIKRKTNLRYENFAILYRANIQSHVVEYSLKKKNIPYHIYGSISFEQRKEIRDFLAYLRIIVNPNDEESFLRILKNTNQKIVKTILSLSEKKEITVYNIVRNIENYQCLLKINNKTKIRFENLIFTIEKLRISAEQYDAYVIAKKLVDFLLNENSKNYKNEDFKYILDYILQYVKEQKKLKNNVNASLFGFLQNFYLEINENINHKDERNKVSLMTVHLSKGLEFSIVFIVGLEENLFPSKSSLGNHLKIEEERRLFYVALTRAKKKAILTYTKYRFIWGEKKKNAPSRFIDELNKNFIDIENHRYISDKKNFFSLNYLNYENQNSKYLEIKKGAKVFHKNFGIGIILELQNQNQIALIKFKKSGKKRVLIKLNKLFIES, encoded by the coding sequence ATGAATCCTTTGAATAACTTTCAGTTGAACAACTCTCAACGTAAAATTATAGAAACCATTGATGGACCTATATTAGTTATTGCTGGAGCTGGATCAGGAAAAACTCGTGTTATTACACATCGTATCGTTCATATGATTCAAAATATAGGAATACCTCCTTACAATATATTAGCTTTAACTTTTACCCAAAAAGCTGCTAGAGAAATGAAAAATCGTATTTCTAATATGATAAATACAACAGAATTTTATCAAATAACACTAGGCACTTTTCACTCTATATTTTCTAGTATTCTAAGAAAAGAATCTCATTGGTTAGGATTTAAATCAAATTATACGATTTATGATCATAAAGATTCAGAAAATGTTATAAAAAAAATATTAAAAGACATTAATATAGAAAATATAACTTTGAATTGTAAAGAAATAATAAAAAGAATTTCTGAATATAAAAATAATTTGTATTATTTATTAGGTAATAAAAAAAAATCAGAAAATACAGAATTTCTTACTAAAATTTATAAAATTTATACAAAACGTTGTTTTAAAGCAAATGCGTTAGATTTTGATGATATATTGCTTTATACCAATTATTTATTTTTCTATTTTCCAAATGTACTTGAAAAGTATCAAAAAAAATTTAAATACATATTAATTGATGAATATCAAGATACCAATCTATCTCAAAATACCATTATAAAAAATTTAGTTTCTAAACATAAAAATCTTTTTGTAGTAGGAGATGATGCCCAAAGTATTTATGCTTTTCGTGGAGCTGATATTTCAAATATTTTAAATTTTCATCTTGATTATAAAAATGCTAAGATTTTTCGTCTTGAACAAAATTATCGTTCTACTAATTATATAGTGCAAGCATCTAACAATATTATTTCTTTTAATAAAAATCAGATTTTAAAAAAAATTTGGACAAATAATGAAAAAGGAGAAAAAGTAAAAATATATTCTGCCACTACTGAAGTAGAAGAAGCAGAATATATAACTTCTTCTATTCTTTCAATAAAAAGAAAAACAAATTTACGATATGAAAATTTTGCAATTCTTTACAGAGCAAATATACAATCACATGTTGTAGAATACTCATTAAAAAAAAAAAATATCCCATATCACATATATGGATCTATCTCTTTTGAACAGAGGAAAGAAATTCGTGATTTTTTAGCTTATCTTAGAATTATTGTTAATCCAAATGATGAAGAATCTTTTTTACGTATTTTAAAAAATACAAATCAAAAAATAGTAAAAACTATATTAAGTCTGTCTGAAAAAAAAGAAATCACAGTCTATAATATAGTAAGAAATATTGAAAATTATCAATGCTTATTAAAAATAAATAATAAAACAAAAATTAGATTTGAAAATCTAATTTTTACAATAGAAAAATTACGTATTAGTGCAGAACAATATGATGCATATGTAATAGCTAAAAAATTAGTGGATTTTTTGTTAAATGAAAATTCTAAAAATTATAAAAATGAAGATTTTAAATATATACTTGATTATATACTTCAATATGTTAAAGAACAAAAGAAATTAAAAAATAATGTAAATGCAAGTTTGTTTGGTTTTTTACAAAATTTTTATTTGGAAATAAATGAAAATATCAATCATAAAGATGAAAGAAATAAAGTTTCATTAATGACAGTTCATTTATCCAAAGGTTTAGAATTTTCTATTGTTTTTATTGTAGGATTAGAAGAAAATCTATTTCCATCAAAATCCAGTTTGGGAAATCACTTGAAAATAGAGGAAGAACGTCGTTTATTTTATGTTGCTTTAACTCGGGCTAAAAAAAAAGCAATACTTACTTATACAAAGTATAGATTTATATGGGGAGAAAAAAAGAAAAATGCTCCTAGCCGTTTTATTGATGAACTTAATAAAAATTTTATTGATATAGAAAATCACAGATATATATCTGATAAAAAAAATTTTTTTTCCTTGAATTATCTTAATTATGAAAATCAAAATTCTAAATATTTAGAAATTAAAAAAGGAGCAAAAGTTTTTCACAAAAATTTTGGAATAGGAATCATTTTAGAATTACAAAATCAGAATCAAATAGCTCTAATTAAATTTAAAAAATCGGGAAAAAAAAGAGTTTTGATAAAATTGAATAAACTTTTTATTGAATCATAA
- a CDS encoding HIT family protein: MNNNIFQKIIKNEILAYKVAENSDHLAFLDIHPMKIGHTLVIPKKSNRDKIFSLSKKEFISIMSFTRKVAIGIENIISCNRIGVFVMGFEIPHVHIHLIPMNKESDVNFTKKRMVLSSKTFQGLSEKIKKSIDALMIPMK; the protein is encoded by the coding sequence GTGAATAATAATATATTTCAAAAAATAATTAAAAATGAAATTTTAGCTTATAAAGTAGCGGAAAATTCTGATCATCTAGCTTTTTTAGATATTCATCCTATGAAAATAGGACACACTTTGGTAATACCAAAAAAAAGTAATAGAGATAAAATTTTTTCTCTATCAAAAAAAGAATTTATCTCTATTATGTCTTTCACAAGAAAAGTAGCTATAGGTATAGAAAATATTATATCTTGCAATCGTATTGGTGTATTTGTTATGGGTTTTGAAATTCCTCATGTTCACATTCATCTAATTCCTATGAATAAAGAGAGTGATGTAAATTTTACCAAAAAAAGAATGGTTTTATCTTCAAAGACTTTTCAAGGTTTATCAGAAAAAATAAAAAAATCTATAGACGCTTTAATGATTCCAATGAAATAG
- the murA gene encoding UDP-N-acetylglucosamine 1-carboxyvinyltransferase — MGSFKIKGGLSLKGEIQPQGAKNESLQILCAVLLTSEKLRIKNIPEIGDVKCLIQILKDLGVLIKKNGIGDYTLQAKNINTEYLNTKKFCEYGKSIRGSIMIAGPLLTRFGKVRIPIPGGDRIGRRRLDAHLTGLKLLGSNIYYHNESKYFDLWVKNSLIGEYILMEEASVTGTANIIMAATLAKGKTIIYNAACEPYIQQLCKLLNKMGAKIKGIGSNLINITGVEELGGCEHTILPDIVEIGSWIGLAAITCSEIRIKNVNWKNLGIVPNIFHKMGIKLEKEKNNIYIPSQKCYQIKKSLNNAILTISDAPWPGLTPDLLSILTVVATQAKGSVLIHQKMFESRLFFVDKLIEMGAQIILCDPHRATVIGLNHKSSLRGTTLNSPDIRAGISLLIAALSAKGTSIIKNIEQIDRGYENIDKRLRILGADILRIK, encoded by the coding sequence ATGGGATCTTTTAAAATAAAAGGAGGATTATCTTTGAAAGGAGAAATTCAACCACAAGGTGCTAAAAATGAATCTCTTCAAATATTATGTGCAGTATTACTGACTTCAGAAAAATTGAGAATTAAAAATATTCCAGAAATAGGAGATGTCAAATGTTTGATACAAATTCTTAAAGATTTAGGAGTTTTAATAAAAAAAAATGGAATAGGAGACTATACTTTACAAGCAAAAAATATAAATACTGAATATTTAAATACAAAAAAATTTTGTGAATATGGAAAATCTATCAGAGGATCTATTATGATTGCTGGTCCTTTACTTACCAGATTTGGAAAAGTTCGTATTCCAATTCCTGGAGGGGATAGGATAGGTAGACGACGTTTAGATGCCCATTTAACAGGATTAAAGTTGTTAGGAAGTAATATATATTATCATAATGAATCAAAATATTTTGATTTATGGGTAAAAAATAGTTTAATTGGAGAATATATTTTAATGGAAGAGGCTTCTGTTACAGGAACAGCAAATATTATTATGGCAGCTACTTTAGCTAAAGGGAAAACTATAATTTATAATGCGGCTTGTGAACCTTATATTCAACAATTATGCAAATTGTTAAATAAAATGGGAGCTAAGATTAAAGGAATAGGATCTAATTTAATTAATATTACTGGAGTCGAAGAATTAGGAGGATGTGAACATACCATATTACCTGATATAGTTGAAATAGGGAGTTGGATAGGTTTAGCCGCCATTACTTGTTCTGAAATTAGGATTAAAAATGTGAATTGGAAAAATTTAGGAATTGTACCTAATATCTTTCATAAGATGGGAATAAAATTAGAAAAAGAAAAAAACAATATCTATATTCCATCACAAAAATGTTATCAAATTAAAAAATCATTAAATAATGCAATATTAACAATATCTGATGCTCCATGGCCAGGGTTAACTCCAGATTTGTTAAGTATTCTAACTGTAGTGGCTACTCAAGCTAAAGGTAGTGTTTTAATCCACCAAAAAATGTTTGAAAGTAGACTATTTTTTGTAGATAAACTGATTGAAATGGGAGCTCAAATCATATTATGTGACCCTCATAGAGCTACTGTTATAGGTCTTAATCATAAATCTTCTCTTAGAGGAACAACATTAAATTCTCCAGATATAAGAGCTGGTATATCTCTTTTGATTGCAGCTCTCTCTGCTAAAGGAACTAGTATTATTAAAAATATAGAACAAATAGACAGAGGATATGAAAATATAGATAAAAGATTACGTATTTTAGGAGCAGATATTTTGAGAATAAAATAA
- a CDS encoding type III pantothenate kinase, with product MLLTINIGNSSLRFGLFDSSYNLKCNCSWIINTNPHKSRDEYVLLFKNIYQQYDIFSKFIQNIVIGSVVPSLTNIVEQSLYEIHKIKPIIVDRNSNSPIKHYSHQLGTDLYANATAAYTLYNNKNTTLIVDFGTALSLTCIDKYGNLLGVIIAPGVNSSLTALIGNTAQLSQIELKKPHSILGQYTETCIQSGIIYGYISMVEGLINRVNQELKTNCFVIATGGLSHIYTPLTKKIHIKDKLHTIKGLKILFHWNH from the coding sequence ATGTTATTAACAATAAATATTGGAAATTCAAGTCTTCGTTTTGGACTATTCGATAGTAGTTATAATTTGAAATGTAATTGCTCATGGATCATTAATACTAATCCACACAAATCACGAGATGAATATGTTTTATTATTTAAAAATATATATCAACAATATGATATTTTTTCTAAGTTTATACAAAATATCGTTATTGGATCGGTAGTTCCTTCTCTTACAAATATAGTGGAACAATCTTTATATGAAATACACAAAATAAAACCTATTATAGTTGATAGAAACTCAAATTCTCCTATAAAACATTATTCACATCAATTAGGAACAGATTTATATGCCAACGCTACAGCCGCATATACATTATATAATAATAAAAATACCACTTTAATAGTGGATTTTGGAACTGCATTAAGTTTAACTTGTATAGATAAGTATGGAAATCTTTTAGGTGTTATTATTGCTCCGGGAGTTAATAGTTCTTTAACTGCATTAATTGGAAATACAGCTCAATTATCACAAATTGAGTTAAAAAAACCTCATAGTATATTAGGTCAATATACAGAAACATGTATTCAAAGTGGAATTATATACGGTTATATAAGCATGGTTGAAGGATTGATAAATAGGGTCAATCAAGAATTGAAAACAAATTGTTTTGTTATTGCTACTGGGGGTTTATCTCATATATATACGCCATTAACAAAAAAAATTCATATTAAAGATAAATTACATACAATAAAAGGATTAAAAATCCTATTTCATTGGAATCATTAA
- a CDS encoding cation diffusion facilitator family transporter, whose amino-acid sequence MDDLKKIKLNFYYQKMICFVAIFFFFIKLITWHITSSLSVFSDAMESLINIISGFIGLWSLYVSSLPKDKNHPYGHGKIEFISTAIEGFLISIVGITIFINTFIRIKSNMHGIILSRLDYGLFLMSFTGIINYLLGFLVCKIGHKNRALILIASGKHLQIDTYSTFGIIIGLILLNITKSIWIDPIISIIFSFVILYTGFKLLRNATAGIMDESDKKLLKKLSFYLNEKRNIHWIDLHHLKIIKYGSALHIDCHLTVPWFFNVKEANQEVKKLTQLTKDKFGNKVELSVHVEACSNKHCIFCFNYSCQVRKNLFQKKILWTLDKTSYKR is encoded by the coding sequence ATGGATGATTTAAAAAAAATTAAACTAAATTTTTATTATCAGAAAATGATTTGTTTTGTAGCAATTTTTTTCTTTTTTATAAAATTAATTACTTGGCATATTACTTCTTCGCTTTCTGTATTTAGTGATGCTATGGAAAGTTTGATTAACATTATCAGTGGTTTTATTGGATTATGGAGTCTTTATGTATCATCTTTACCTAAAGATAAAAATCATCCATATGGACACGGTAAAATAGAATTTATATCAACAGCAATAGAAGGTTTTCTAATTTCTATAGTAGGAATTACTATTTTTATAAATACTTTTATACGTATTAAATCTAATATGCATGGAATTATTTTATCAAGATTAGATTATGGTCTATTTTTAATGTCCTTCACTGGAATTATTAACTATTTATTAGGTTTTTTAGTCTGTAAAATAGGACATAAAAACAGAGCTTTAATATTAATAGCAAGCGGAAAACATCTTCAAATAGATACTTATTCTACTTTTGGTATAATCATAGGATTGATATTATTGAATATTACCAAATCTATATGGATAGATCCCATTATTTCTATCATTTTTTCATTTGTAATTTTATATACAGGATTTAAATTATTGAGAAATGCCACAGCTGGAATTATGGACGAATCTGACAAAAAACTTTTAAAAAAATTATCTTTTTACTTAAACGAAAAAAGAAATATTCATTGGATAGATCTTCATCATTTAAAAATCATTAAATATGGAAGTGCATTGCACATAGATTGTCATTTAACTGTTCCATGGTTTTTTAATGTCAAAGAAGCTAATCAAGAAGTAAAAAAATTAACTCAACTAACTAAAGATAAATTCGGAAATAAAGTAGAATTATCGGTTCACGTTGAGGCTTGTTCTAATAAGCATTGTATATTTTGTTTTAATTATTCTTGTCAAGTAAGGAAAAATCTTTTTCAAAAAAAAATTCTTTGGACTTTAGATAAAACATCTTATAAAAGATAA
- the recG gene encoding ATP-dependent DNA helicase RecG, with product MSFNILKRSIKYLKGLSLKKAYLFNTELNLYTYKDLLLFYPKGYKYVSILKNISELSNNNNDFVQILGKLTKFEELDYKNKKGKILVAHLEDNTGFIELVWFKKNHFLKKITKNAPVIVTGKVKYFQKKIQIIHPNIKEFRSSIKKNYSIFPVYSISKNLKEKGVDNAFMINLLQNLIKELKNDINEFFFKDFLKKKIMSRKKALIQIHFPESLESLLQAQYSLKFEELFLLKLFFLSKKEIINNFPFTKLGYNFHTFYRKILPFTLTGEQKKVFKEIWNDLKRPIQMNRLLQGEVGCGKTIIAMLSMLVALDNGFQSCLMAPTEVLAIQHYDSIGKMFSKIGIKIALLTSSVSAPIRKSIHHDILTGKISIVIGTHSLIQEKVQFKNLGLAIIDEEQRFGVEQREKIWKKDNKPPHILIMTATPIPRTLGKIIYRDLNVSIIKKLPLGRKPVETIHFWNQNRDQAFKIVKNQISIGRQIYIIYPTINTSFKNKNLIRGYEEIRKKFKDLEIGILHGEMNFQEKNMQINRFLYGKTKILIATTVIEVGVNVPNASVILIENADFFGLSQLHQLRGRVGRGTYKSYCILITDRKISVEGFFRIKKMCETNKGLDIAKEDLKLRGCGDLIGTKQSGKNYFRIVNLIKDYKLTKEVFPIAKNFFKKNPNFLNDTKNIYYEYYKNKWKIL from the coding sequence ATGTCTTTCAATATTCTAAAAAGATCTATAAAATATTTAAAAGGATTAAGTTTAAAAAAAGCTTATTTATTTAATACTGAATTAAATCTGTATACATACAAAGATTTACTTTTGTTTTATCCTAAGGGATATAAATATGTATCTATACTAAAAAATATATCAGAATTATCAAACAATAATAATGATTTTGTACAAATTTTAGGTAAACTAACTAAGTTTGAGGAACTTGATTATAAAAATAAAAAAGGAAAAATATTAGTAGCGCATTTGGAAGATAATACAGGTTTTATTGAATTAGTTTGGTTTAAAAAAAACCATTTTCTAAAAAAAATAACAAAAAATGCTCCAGTAATAGTTACTGGAAAAGTAAAATACTTTCAAAAAAAAATTCAAATTATTCATCCAAATATTAAGGAATTTCGTTCTTCAATAAAAAAAAACTATTCTATATTTCCTGTATATTCCATTTCTAAAAATTTAAAAGAAAAAGGAGTGGATAATGCTTTTATGATAAATTTATTACAAAATCTTATAAAAGAATTAAAAAATGATATAAATGAATTTTTTTTTAAAGATTTTCTTAAGAAAAAAATAATGTCAAGAAAAAAAGCTTTAATTCAAATTCATTTTCCAGAATCTTTAGAATCTTTATTACAGGCACAATATTCTTTAAAATTTGAAGAATTATTTTTATTAAAACTATTTTTTTTATCTAAAAAAGAAATAATAAACAATTTTCCTTTTACAAAATTAGGGTATAATTTTCATACTTTTTACAGAAAAATTTTACCTTTTACTCTCACAGGAGAACAAAAAAAAGTATTTAAAGAAATATGGAATGATTTGAAGAGACCCATTCAAATGAATCGATTATTACAGGGAGAAGTTGGATGTGGAAAAACCATCATAGCTATGTTATCAATGCTTGTAGCTTTAGATAATGGTTTTCAATCTTGTTTAATGGCTCCTACTGAAGTTCTAGCCATACAACATTATGACTCCATAGGAAAGATGTTTTCAAAAATTGGAATTAAAATAGCTTTATTAACAAGTTCTGTTTCTGCTCCTATTAGGAAATCTATCCATCATGATATATTAACAGGAAAAATTTCTATTGTAATAGGAACTCATTCTCTAATTCAAGAAAAAGTTCAATTTAAAAATCTTGGATTAGCAATTATAGATGAAGAACAACGTTTTGGAGTAGAACAAAGAGAAAAAATATGGAAAAAAGATAATAAACCTCCTCATATTTTAATTATGACAGCCACTCCCATTCCCAGAACTTTAGGAAAAATTATTTACCGTGATTTAAATGTTTCTATTATCAAAAAATTGCCTTTAGGTAGAAAACCTGTTGAAACCATTCATTTTTGGAATCAAAATAGGGATCAAGCTTTTAAAATAGTGAAAAATCAAATTTCAATAGGTAGACAAATTTATATTATATATCCGACTATAAACACTTCTTTTAAGAATAAAAATTTGATAAGAGGATATGAAGAAATTAGAAAAAAATTTAAAGATTTGGAAATTGGAATTTTACATGGTGAAATGAATTTTCAAGAAAAAAATATGCAGATTAATCGATTTTTATATGGGAAAACTAAAATTTTAATAGCGACTACAGTCATAGAAGTAGGAGTAAATGTTCCTAATGCATCGGTTATTTTAATAGAAAATGCAGATTTTTTCGGATTATCTCAATTACATCAATTGAGGGGTAGAGTAGGAAGGGGAACTTATAAAAGTTATTGTATTCTTATTACTGATAGGAAAATCAGTGTAGAAGGTTTTTTTAGAATTAAAAAGATGTGTGAAACAAATAAAGGTTTGGATATCGCTAAAGAAGATCTAAAATTACGTGGTTGTGGAGATTTAATAGGGACTAAACAAAGTGGAAAAAATTATTTTCGTATTGTTAATCTAATTAAAGATTATAAATTAACAAAAGAAGTTTTTCCAATTGCTAAAAACTTTTTTAAAAAAAATCCTAATTTTTTGAATGATACAAAAAATATTTATTATGAATACTATAAAAATAAATGGAAAATTTTATAA